A region of Takifugu rubripes chromosome 6, fTakRub1.2, whole genome shotgun sequence DNA encodes the following proteins:
- the pstpip2 gene encoding proline-serine-threonine phosphatase-interacting protein 2 isoform X1 — MRNLHFKDFFWNVELISTGGYDTIIHYLNDGKRTCKEIEEFIKARASIEEKYAKDLLNLSKKVCGHAEMNALKKSLDVFKLRKFVPLLCNRSCCCCPPHRRVTLTLVETEHVSLAHLQLAQSMRGEVKKLEEFREKQKEMKKKMEQNMDAFHKLKSSQFKKTMEAKKMYEHKCRDKEEADQNVNRNANTSNSKQIDKLCTKALQATQNAQEADRSYQQNINTLAKAREDWIREHVSSCEVFENLAKERIVFLRNAVWTHLNQLSQQCVTNDELYEEVRKSLECCDVQRDIEHFINLRKTGEKPPAPVLYESFYSSQRSPTPQPPQPSRRTLALPNQRNTPEEAVYSSVPDDGYSVIQF; from the exons ATGAGAAACCTGCATTTCAAAGATTTCTTCTGG AACGTTGAACTGATCTCAACTGGGGGATATGACACCATCATCCACTATTTAAATGACGGGAAGAGGACATGTAAGGAAATCGAAGAGTTTATAAAAGCCAG GGCTTCCATTGAAGAGAAATACGCCAAAGACCTCCTCAATTTGTCCAAGAAGGTGTGTGGACATGCTGAGATGAA TGCTTTAAAAAAGTCCCTGGACGTGTTCAAGTTGCGTAAGTTTGTACCTTTGCTTTGCAACCgttcttgttgctgttgtccacCTCATCGTCGAGTGACTTTGACCCTGGTAGAGACCGAGCACGTGAGTCTGGCACACTTACAACTGGCGCAAAGCATGAGAGGGGAGGTCAAGAAACTGGAGGAATTCAGAGAAAAgcaaaaggaaatgaagaagaag ATGGAGCAAAACATGGACGCGTTCCACAAACTGAAGTCCTCCCAGTTCAAGAAGACAATGGAG GCGAAGAAGATGTACGAGCACAAGTGCCGAGATAAAGAAGAGGCGGACCAGAACGTGAACCGGAACGCCAACACCAGCAACAGCAAACAGATAGACAAG TTGTGCACCAAGGCTCTACAGGCGACGCAGAACGCGCAGGAAGCAG ACAGATCATACCAGCAGAACATTAACACTCTGGCCaaagctcgagaggactggaTCAGAGAACATGTGAGCTCATGTGAG GTGTTTGAAAACTTGGCGAAGGAGCGCATCGTCTTCCTGAGGAACGCCGTGTGGACACACCTCAACCAGCTCTCCCAGCAGTGTGTGACCAACGACGAG CTATACGAGGAGGTGAGGAAGTCGCTGGAGTGCTGCGACGTCCAGAGAGACATCGAACACTTCATAAATCTCAGAAAAACCGGCGAAAAACCGCCAG CTCCGGTGCTCTATGAGAGCTTCTACAgcagtcagaggtcaccaacTCCGCAGCCTCCACAGCCCAGCAG GAGGACTTTGGCGTTACCAAATCAAAGAAACACCCCTG AGGAAGCCGTCTACTCCTCGGTGCCTGACGACGGATACAGCGTCATCCAGTTCTGA
- the pstpip2 gene encoding proline-serine-threonine phosphatase-interacting protein 2 isoform X3, whose product MRNLHFKDFFWNVELISTGGYDTIIHYLNDGKRTCKEIEEFIKARASIEEKYAKDLLNLSKKVCGHAEMNALKKSLDVFKLQTEHVSLAHLQLAQSMRGEVKKLEEFREKQKEMKKKMEQNMDAFHKLKSSQFKKTMEAKKMYEHKCRDKEEADQNVNRNANTSNSKQIDKLCTKALQATQNAQEADRSYQQNINTLAKAREDWIREHVSSCEVFENLAKERIVFLRNAVWTHLNQLSQQCVTNDELYEEVRKSLECCDVQRDIEHFINLRKTGEKPPAPVLYESFYSSQRSPTPQPPQPSRRTLALPNQRNTPEEAVYSSVPDDGYSVIQF is encoded by the exons ATGAGAAACCTGCATTTCAAAGATTTCTTCTGG AACGTTGAACTGATCTCAACTGGGGGATATGACACCATCATCCACTATTTAAATGACGGGAAGAGGACATGTAAGGAAATCGAAGAGTTTATAAAAGCCAG GGCTTCCATTGAAGAGAAATACGCCAAAGACCTCCTCAATTTGTCCAAGAAGGTGTGTGGACATGCTGAGATGAA TGCTTTAAAAAAGTCCCTGGACGTGTTCAAGTTGC AGACCGAGCACGTGAGTCTGGCACACTTACAACTGGCGCAAAGCATGAGAGGGGAGGTCAAGAAACTGGAGGAATTCAGAGAAAAgcaaaaggaaatgaagaagaag ATGGAGCAAAACATGGACGCGTTCCACAAACTGAAGTCCTCCCAGTTCAAGAAGACAATGGAG GCGAAGAAGATGTACGAGCACAAGTGCCGAGATAAAGAAGAGGCGGACCAGAACGTGAACCGGAACGCCAACACCAGCAACAGCAAACAGATAGACAAG TTGTGCACCAAGGCTCTACAGGCGACGCAGAACGCGCAGGAAGCAG ACAGATCATACCAGCAGAACATTAACACTCTGGCCaaagctcgagaggactggaTCAGAGAACATGTGAGCTCATGTGAG GTGTTTGAAAACTTGGCGAAGGAGCGCATCGTCTTCCTGAGGAACGCCGTGTGGACACACCTCAACCAGCTCTCCCAGCAGTGTGTGACCAACGACGAG CTATACGAGGAGGTGAGGAAGTCGCTGGAGTGCTGCGACGTCCAGAGAGACATCGAACACTTCATAAATCTCAGAAAAACCGGCGAAAAACCGCCAG CTCCGGTGCTCTATGAGAGCTTCTACAgcagtcagaggtcaccaacTCCGCAGCCTCCACAGCCCAGCAG GAGGACTTTGGCGTTACCAAATCAAAGAAACACCCCTG AGGAAGCCGTCTACTCCTCGGTGCCTGACGACGGATACAGCGTCATCCAGTTCTGA
- the pstpip2 gene encoding proline-serine-threonine phosphatase-interacting protein 2 isoform X2 has product MRNLHFKDFFWNVELISTGGYDTIIHYLNDGKRTCKEIEEFIKARASIEEKYAKDLLNLSKKVCGHAEMNALKKSLDVFKLRKFVPLLCNRSCCCCPPHRRVTLTLVETEHVSLAHLQLAQSMRGEVKKLEEFREKQKEMKKKMEQNMDAFHKLKSSQFKKTMEAKKMYEHKCRDKEEADQNVNRNANTSNSKQIDKLCTKALQATQNAQEADRSYQQNINTLAKAREDWIREHVSSCEVFENLAKERIVFLRNAVWTHLNQLSQQCVTNDELYEEVRKSLECCDVQRDIEHFINLRKTGEKPPAPVLYESFYSSQRSPTPQPPQPSRRTLALPNQRNTPDCRGSRLLLGA; this is encoded by the exons ATGAGAAACCTGCATTTCAAAGATTTCTTCTGG AACGTTGAACTGATCTCAACTGGGGGATATGACACCATCATCCACTATTTAAATGACGGGAAGAGGACATGTAAGGAAATCGAAGAGTTTATAAAAGCCAG GGCTTCCATTGAAGAGAAATACGCCAAAGACCTCCTCAATTTGTCCAAGAAGGTGTGTGGACATGCTGAGATGAA TGCTTTAAAAAAGTCCCTGGACGTGTTCAAGTTGCGTAAGTTTGTACCTTTGCTTTGCAACCgttcttgttgctgttgtccacCTCATCGTCGAGTGACTTTGACCCTGGTAGAGACCGAGCACGTGAGTCTGGCACACTTACAACTGGCGCAAAGCATGAGAGGGGAGGTCAAGAAACTGGAGGAATTCAGAGAAAAgcaaaaggaaatgaagaagaag ATGGAGCAAAACATGGACGCGTTCCACAAACTGAAGTCCTCCCAGTTCAAGAAGACAATGGAG GCGAAGAAGATGTACGAGCACAAGTGCCGAGATAAAGAAGAGGCGGACCAGAACGTGAACCGGAACGCCAACACCAGCAACAGCAAACAGATAGACAAG TTGTGCACCAAGGCTCTACAGGCGACGCAGAACGCGCAGGAAGCAG ACAGATCATACCAGCAGAACATTAACACTCTGGCCaaagctcgagaggactggaTCAGAGAACATGTGAGCTCATGTGAG GTGTTTGAAAACTTGGCGAAGGAGCGCATCGTCTTCCTGAGGAACGCCGTGTGGACACACCTCAACCAGCTCTCCCAGCAGTGTGTGACCAACGACGAG CTATACGAGGAGGTGAGGAAGTCGCTGGAGTGCTGCGACGTCCAGAGAGACATCGAACACTTCATAAATCTCAGAAAAACCGGCGAAAAACCGCCAG CTCCGGTGCTCTATGAGAGCTTCTACAgcagtcagaggtcaccaacTCCGCAGCCTCCACAGCCCAGCAG GAGGACTTTGGCGTTACCAAATCAAAGAAACACCCCTG ACTGCAGAGGAAGCCGTCTACTCCTCGGTGCCTGA